Within the Maribacter sp. BPC-D8 genome, the region CAAGAATGCTCGGAGGACGAACCAATCACTGGGGGCGTATTTCTTTACGTTTCGGACCTAAAGATTTTAAAGGAAAAACCCGTGATGGTCATGGCGATGATTGGCCAATAGGTTATGATGATGTTAAACCATATTACGATAAATTAGACAAGTTAATTGGTGTATTTGGCACCAATGAAGGTAGAGAAAACGATCCTGACGGATTCTTTCTTCCTCCCCCGAAACCAAGATTGCACGAATTATTCTATATCAATGGCGCAAAGAAGTCAAACGTACCGGTTATACCAGGTAGACTTTCTATGTTGACCAAAAGAATTAATGAAGATCGTGGCGTTTGTTTTTATTGCGGGCAATGCGGTAGATCATGTCAAATATATGCTGATTTCTCAGCAGGTAGTTGTTTGATCTTTCCGGCTCAAAAGAGTGGCGGACAGGTAAAACTGTTTGTGAACTCAATGGTACGCGAAGTGCTTACCAATGAAGAAGGTAAGGCGACAGGTGTATCTTATATCAACAAAGAAGATAGAAAAGAATATACACTTAGAGGTAAAGTAGTGGTATTGGCTGCATCTGCATGTAGTTCTGCACGTATACTTTTAAACTCTAAGAGTAAGCAACACCCTAACGGGTTAGGTAATAGTAGTAACCTTGTTGGTAGATATTTACATGATTCTACAGGTTCAGGTGCTTCAGGTGTTATACCAGGATTAATGAATAGAAAAACATCTTACAACGAAGATGGAGTAGGTGGTATGCACGTTTATTCACCTTGGTGGGGCGATAACTCTAAACTTAATTTTCCAAGAGGATATCATATTGAAGTTTGGGGAGGCATGAGTCAGCCTAACTACGGTTTTGGTTGGGACCCGAATGCCATGAACCAGTATTTCGGATTAAAATCTGGTGGTTATGGTGAAAGCTTACGTGATGATGTAAAGAAATATTATGGTTCTGTAATAGGTTTTGGTGGTCGTGGAGAAGCAATCGCTTACAAAGATAATTACTGTGAAATTGATCCTACAACAGTAGATCAATTTGGTATACCTGTTTTGAAGTTTAATTACAAGCATTCAGAATACGAAGTAAACCAGGCGAAGCATATGCAAGATACTTTTGAGGAGATTATTCATAATATGGGTGGTCATTACTTAGGAGACAAGCCAGGTAAAGACAAAGATTACGGATTGAACAAACCAGGTGAGATTATTCACGAGGTAGGTACAACCAGAATGGGAGATGATCCTAAAACATCGGTGACCAATAAATTTCAACAGTTACATGATGCTGACAACGTATTTATAGTAGATGCAGGGGTATTTGTATCTCAAGCAGATAAGAACTGTACTTGGACGATTATGGCGCTTTCATGGAGAGCATCAGATTATATCATTGAACAATTAAAGGCACAAAATATTTAGGATGATGGATAGAAGAAAGAGTTTACAAACTTTAATACTTGGTGGTGCTGCGGCAACCTCTGGGCTAGTCTTCAATTCATGTAAGACTGAGAATGGCGAATCTGTAGATGAGGTAATTTCAACCAGTAGTGAGAAGTTTTTTGGTAGAACGCCAGAAGAATTGGATCGTATAGAGAAACTGAACGCTGAGCAATTGTTCAACGAGCATGAGATGGAAACCATTGCAGCTTTAAGTGTAGTAATACTTCCTCCAAAAGAGCCACATGGTGGTCCGATAGAGGCAGAAGTGCCGGCACTTGTAGAATTTATGGGTAAAGACATTCCAGAAATGGCACCTACATTATTAGGTGGTCTAATGTGGTTAGATCATAAAAGTAATACGGAGTTCGGCACAGAATTTAAGTCGGCTACCTTAGAACAGAAAAAGCAAATTTGTGATGAAATCTGCTGGCATGATACTGAGAAACCTTTAAGCGAGCAACCATTAGAAATTCAATTTTTCTATACCATGCGTGGCCTAACTGTTACAGGTTACTATACTTCTAAAGTAGGTATTGCAGATTTAGGATATAAAGGAAATTCACCTAATGTTTGGGATGGTGTACCGCAAGATGTACTTGATCAGCATGGTGTAGCCTATGACCCAGCATGGATTGCAAAATGTGTAGACCAAAGTCAACGTAACGTAATGGCTGAATGGGATGACGAAGGAAATTTACTTACGTAATTAATATCACGATGATAAAAAAAGTAATGATTGCCACTATCCTTTTGGGTAGTGGTTTTTTAGCGCAAGCCCAAGAGGTAGGTTTACAGTTATATAGTCTTAGAAATCAATTTAAAATGGATGTTTCTAACACCCTAGGATTGATCAATGAATGGGGAATAACCAAAATCGAAGGTGGCGAAACTTATGATATGCCATTGGAGGATTTTAAAGCCTTACTAGCTGAAAATGATCTAGAGATGGTTAGTATAGGTGCTGGTTTTGACGACTTGGAGAATGATGTGGACAAGGTTATAAAAAATGCAAAAGATTTCGGTGCTAAATATGTAATGTGTGCATGGGTACCTCATGATGATAACAAGTGGGATCTTGAGGAAACAAAACATGCGACAGAAGTATTCAATAAAGCAGGTAAGATTTTAAAGAAGAACGGACTCGTATTAGCGTATCACCCGCATGGGTATGAATTTAGACCTTATAGAAGTGGTACTTTATTCGATTACATGGCTAAGAACGCAACAGATTTTACTTTTGAATTAGATGTGTTCTGGGCGCAACATGGTGGTGCTGATCCGTTGGCGTTGATGAAGAAATATCCGAAGAAATTTACCCTTTTACATTTAAAGGATATGGAAAAAGGTATTGAAGGTAATAATACCGGTCATGAAGAAGATGATACCAATGTTATTTTAGGAACAGGGCAAATAGATATTGCTGGCGTAGTTGCTGAAGCTAAAAAATTAGGCATTGAATATATGTTCATAGAAGATGAATCTAAGAATGTTGTTACGCAAGTACCAAAGAGCTTAGTGTATCTAAAAAGTTTGAAGTAAACCAACAACCAAAAGTGCAATGCAACCTTCTATTTTTAATTAAATAGGAGGTTTTTTGTTTATATTTAGTAGTATGAAATATCTTATTTCGCTATTGATAATTACAGCCTTTGTTTCGTGTCAAAATTCACCTGAAAAGGTTGCTGAAACAACAGCACCAAATATTATTTGGTTGGTGGCAGAGGATCAATCTCCCGATTGGTTTCCTATGTATGGTGATTCTATACAGTCATTACCATATTTAGAATCTTTAGCTGCAGACGGTGTTGTTTTTACGAATGCAGTTTCACCGGTAGCAGTTTGTGCACCTGCACGAAGTGCAATTATTACAGGCATGTATCCATCTACATTAGGTACACATAATATGCGTACTTATAATGCATACGCAATTGGCGATAACGAACCCAGTATAAATTTACCTAGTTATTCTCCTATAGTCCCAGATGGAGTAAAAATGTTTACAGAATATCTAAGACAAAAAGGCTACTATACATCGAACGGACCAAAAGAGGATTATAATTTTAAAAAGACAGATGCTGCCTGGGATGACTCTAGTGATGAGCACAGTTGGAGAAATCGTTCACCAGGGCAACCGTTTTTTAGTGTGTTCAATTTTTCGGTTTGTCATGAGTCTCAGATATGGGCAAGAACTAAAGACTCCCTTTCTGTAAATCCGGCAGAAGTAAAGGTTCCGAAGTATTTTCCAAATACGGAAACGGTTCGTCTTGATCTTGCCGTAAACTATAGTAATTTAAAAAGACTTGATAATCAAATAGGAAAGATTATAGAACAGTTGAAATCCGACGGATTATACAACGACACCTATATTTTCTTTTATGGAGATCATGGTGGTCCGTTCCCTCGATATAAACGGGCTTTATATGACACAGGTATAAAAGTGCCATTGGTGATAAAATTTCCTAAAAACAAGAATGCCGGAAGCACTGATAATCGATTAATCGATTTTATAGATTTAGCTCCGACGATACTGTCTTTAGCAGGTATAGAGCCACCGAAAGTTATGCAAGGTATTGCCCAGTTTGGGGAGTTTGAGAATAAGAAAAAGCCACAGATAAGTTATCATACATCAGACAGGTTTGATGAATTATATGACCGATTACGAGCTGTAAGATCAACTAGATTCAAGTATATAAAGAACTATAACACTGATATTAGTAGGGCCTTGCCAGTGGCGTACAGAAAACAAATGGGCATGATGCAAGAATTAGGTGAGTTAGATAGTTTACATAAATTAGACGAATTCTCATCAATTTGGATGAAGCCCAACAAACCTGAAGAAGAGTTTTATGATTTAGTAAATGACCCTGAAGAATTACACAATTTGGCATTAAACCCTTCATTCAAAGATTCGCTATTGCATTACAGAGAATTACTAGAAAAATGGATTAAGGACACTAAGGATCTTGGCGAATTTGATGAGAGAACATTAATTGATAACTGGCTAGTAGATGGTCAGCAGCCCAAACTTGAGAATCTTCAAGTAGAAGAATCAGAAAAGGGCTTAGAATTAATACATCGTGATCCTGGTACAACCATTATTTGGCGTGTTCCTAAAGATTCTATTTGGAATATCTATTCAGAAATACTGCCAATGAATATACATTTTGAAGCCAAAGTAGAGCGTATAGGTTATAGAGATAGTGATATTTTGATTTGGGATTAAATGCTTATTCTACCTTTTTAAATTGAAGTAATCTAAAATCGCCAACTTGGTTATTTGGAATTTCAAGAGCTTTAAGTGTCAATATTCCTTTTCCTTTAGGTAATGATATAATCCCTAAGTTTAAAGGCTTAAATTCTTTTACATAAGATTCCATTCTAGGTACCCGGTCATTTTCTTTGCCTATCAAGGGTGGGTCAAAAGACTGGGTAATTTTTGTCGCTATTTTACTAGTGTCAAAACTTAGTTCTACAATTGCACCTAAATCTTGGGCTAGACAAGTGTAATACATTTCCACTTGAAAACGACCTGCTTCAAGAACATCAACATTCCACGTAATAGAGTCATTAACAGATTTCCAATTGGTAAAAAATGAATCGTTTGGCCATTGATTACTCCGATGAATATTCCCATAAGCCTTACCATCTCTAGCTGGTAATTGTGTGTAAAGTGCCTTCGGGTAAGCTAAGGTGAAAGCGCGATTGTCATTCTCTTTTGTCGTTTTAATAGTTTCAGTTTCAAAATCATTCTTTGCTGTAATTAAAGCTCTTAAAATTTCAGGATGGTACTTTGAAACATCATTTAATTGCGCTCTATCATTAGTAATATCGTATAGTCTATTTTCTTCATCTAGTCTAAATTGTTGACTACGAACACTAGTTTTGCCATTCCAATGGTTATAGATATATCGGTTTTTATTTTCCTGATCTCCACCTAAAAGTATCGGACTTAAATCTTCGCCGTCAATGGGTAAATCAGTGTTTATAGGAATAGAAAGTAGGCTACAAATAGTAGGTAGAATATCAATACCGCTGGCAATTTCATCAAGATGTAATCCTTTTTGAATATGGTTGGTCCATTGTATATAAAATGGAGTTCGAACTCCGCCTTCATCAACATTTCCTTTTTTGCCTCTCATGCCGCCATTCCAACGATAGGCATTTGGTCCGTTATCAGAAAGGTAAATGATGACGGTATCATCTTCTAGATTAAGGTTTTTAATTTTATAGGTAATTCTTCCAACGTTATAGTCAATATTCTCAACCATAGCCAAAGCAGCTTTAGTAAACTGAAGGTCTTCATTTACATCCTCATCAGATAAGTAATCAAAAGACTTGTCCTTCATTTTATTCCAAAACTCGTCGGGCACTTGCATTGGGCTGTGCGGAGTGTTATAAGGAAGGTATAGGAAAAAAGATTCGTCAGTATTTTGTTTAATAAATTCAAGTCCTTTATCCGTCAGGTCATCAACCAAAAAGCCATTTCCTTTCACCAGCTCTCCGTTATGTTCTAGCATAGGGCTAAAATAGTTTCCCCAATGCCCAGAGGCGAATCCGTAGTACTCATCAAAGCCTCTGCTATTTGGGTGATATGGTGGTTGCATACCATTATGCCATTTACCTAAAGCGGCTGTTTTATAGCCCGCATCTTTAAGAATTTCTGCAATGGTAGTTTCATCTAAATTAATACGTTCACCGCCAGAGGAAGTTTCATAAACGCCCGTACGGGTAAAATATCTACCAGTTAATATTTCTGCCCTTGTAGGCGAACAAACTGGTTGAACATAAAAATTATTGAACGATGCTCCATTAGTTTTTAAAGCATCTATATTCGGCGTATTTAAATTGGTATTACCGCTACTACTTAAATCTCCCCAGCCTTGATCATCAGCTAAAAATAGAATGATGTTCGGCTTTTTAATTTCTGATTTAATGCTGTTTTCTTTAACTTTTTCTGAACATGATATTGTGAAAAGTATAATTAGTAGACTGGTAGTAACTTTTATGAATTTCATAAATTATTTTAGAACTTTATTTAGCATAATCAGGTTACGAGTTATTCTTTAATTGCCAAACCAACCATAGAGTCGGCAGTACCATAATATAAAAACCACTTATTATAGAAATACACCAAACCTTGAATAAAGGTTGTTCCTGCCTTATATTGTCCGCTGATTTCATGAGGTAAGCTTGGGCAAATAAAAGGTACCTCCATTCTTTCAATCATTTTAGTCGGATCATTTTTATCGAATAAGACTTGCCCACCACAATAAGTACCTTCAGGGTATTTAGTAGTTGCACCATCTCCACTTAAGTTTTTACCATTGTACAATAAAAGTATACCCGCATCTGTATATAAGGCTGGCGGTCCCGGTTCGGTTAAATGGCTGTCAAACTCATTTAAAGTCGGTTTAAAACTATGAAGTAAATCACCTTCTTCAGTTAAGCTAGGTTCCCAATCGACACCATTTTCAGAAGTGGCAAGATTAACGAACAGCTCTCCCCAGTACATCAAATACTTTCCATTTATTTTTTTAGCAAGTAATCGTCCGTTTACTAATTCGGTAACCATTGACCCAGATTTACTCCATTCGTTTAAATATTTTCCATCATAGGCATTTTCAAAAACCGGACCTTCTTTTGTCCACGTTTTTAAATCTTTAGATGTAGCGCTAGAAAGTCTGGCAACATCATTATTCCAACTTGTATAAAGCATAATGTAAGTGCCTTCGGGTGTTTCAACAATTCTAGGGTCTTCTACACCACCAGGTTGGTCCCATTTTGCAAATTCATCGTTATCGGGAAAAAGTACAGGTTTCGCATATTTTGTAAAGTGTAATCCGTCAGTACTAAAGGCTAATCCAATGCGTGAGGTTCTTTCTCCTAAGATAGCATCAGGGTTATCTTCTGCCCTAAACAATAGAAATACCGTATCATTTTTTACGATAGCTCCCGGATTAAAAACATCTGCCTTTTGCCAACGGACTTCATTATTAGAAATCGGATCTAAAAATGTATAGGTAGAATCTGGTTTCATTATTGGATTAAGCTCAGTTTTCTGAAAACCCAAGAGCCAAGGAGATGCCGGTTTTTCTAAATTTGTATTTAATGGCTTCTTATCATTCTTACATGAGAAACATAATAGCGCTAGGCTCAAAAATAGAAATATATGGTTGTTCATGGTTTTTGGTTAAATAGAATTGATCATTACTAATTGAAACTACTTTAAAGATAAAGCACCTCTAGTAAAAATCTGTATCTTGAAACACAAATAAAATTAGAACATGTTTAAGAATAGCGTTTGGGTATTGTTAGTAATGACAATTCTTGTGTTTACGGTAGGGTGTAAAGAAGAAGCTAAAAATACAAACACAGCTGCCAATAAAAAGCCAGTAGTAGAAATTGTAATAGATTCCATAATAGAACCTAAAGCAGAGAAACCTGTATTTAAAAGTTTGAAAGGTATTGCAGATACTACATTCGTTCGATTAGCAGACTATAGTGATGGCTTTGCGTATGACTTAAGATATGCTACGGATAATAACTTTTTAAAAGAGCAAGTATATGATTGTGGTGAATGTTATACAAGAGCAAAAACTGTAAAGGCATTATTAAAGGCAAATGAAGAATTTAAAAAGCACGGAGTAAAAATTAAATTTTATGACTGTTATCGACCTAATTCTGTACAGTATAAAATGTGGAAAATTGTTCCTAATCCGCAATACGTGGCTAATCCTGTAAAAGGTTCCATTCATAATAAGGGTGGGGCAGTAGATATTACTTTAGTTACTTTAGAAGGAGACGAAGTAAAAATGCCTTCGGATTTTGATTTCTTCGGAAAACTTGCCTATCACGATAATTTTGACTTACCTCAAGACATTCTTGATAATAGAAAGTTACTGAAGGAAACCATGGAAAAATATGGATTCTGGTCCACCAGAACCGAATGGTGGCATTATAATTTACAAGGGGCATCACATGACCCAATAGCCAATTTTAAATGGGATTGTGAATAACCTAAAAGACTAGATATGAAAAACACACTATTTTTGTTAATGCTGGTTGTTGTGGGTAACACCGCTGCACAAGACACCATTATGCCATTATGGTCAAAAGATAAAATTCCTAATCAGATAAAGAGCTCAGAAAAGGAGTTACATGAGCAAAATGAAATTTTACGAATCAGTAAAGTTCAGGTACCTACTATAGAGGTCTATTTACCATCAAAACGAGATGCAACAGGCGAAGCGGTTTTAATTTTTCCGGGAGGAGGATATGGTATACTCGCCTATGATTGGGAAGGTACCGATATTGCAAAGTTCTTCAATAGTAAGGGTATTGCCGGTATAGTGGTCAAGTATCGTTTGCCTTCAGATGTTTCTCAGAAAGATAAAAAATATGTACCGCTAATAGATGCTCAAAGAGCGATACGGTTAGTAAGAAATAATGCAGAAAAATTTAATGTTGAATCCAATAAAATAGGAATAATAGGCTTCTCTGCTGGCGGACATTTAGCATCGACTTTAGGAACGCATTTTAATGAAAAGGTGTATAAAGCTGTTGATGATATTGATAAAGAAAGTGCTCGACCAGATTTTATGGCATTGGGGTATCCTGTAATATCATTTGGTGAAATGACACACCAAGGTTCGAAGAAGAATTTAATTGGGGAGAACCCAACGATTGACATGGTCGATTACTTTTCGAATGAAAAACAAGTTACCGAGCAAACACCACCAACATTTTTACTTCACGCTACCGATGATACGGTAGTATCTGTAGAAAATAGCTTGTTATTTTATAAAGCAGTAAAGGAAAAAGGAGTTTCTGCAACGATGCATATCTACCCAAAAGGCGGACACGGATTCGGATTAGGTTTACATGATGAGCATTTGAAAGATTGGGGTGAGCGTATGATAGACTGGATCGTTTCTTTGAGATAGGATTTCAAGTTTTGGTAAAAGATAGATTCTAATCTACAGAACTTCTCTATTTTTGCAATCGGAATTTTCGGGATGTAGCCCTTCGACTTCGCTCATGATAAACTGCACTACAGTTCATTTTAAGGTGTTGAAAAACTATGTAATATTTATGGAGATTTGTTTCCATTTAAATTTCGGGATGTAGCGCAGTCCGGTAGCGCACTCGGCTGGGGGTCGAGTGGTCGCAGGTTCAAATCCTGTCATCCCGACCAAGCGATAAAGTGAACCATGTGAATGGTTCACTTTTTTGATTACAAAAGTGTCAAAAACATAGTTTTTGTAAACGATTGGAATCAAAAAAGTGAGAAGGCGTTAGCCTTCACTTTGTCATTTGCACCGAGGGTTTATTAGGATTATCAAAATCCTTTTGTCTCGCTTATGTAAACGATTGGAATCAAAAAAGTGAGAAGGCGTTAGCCTTCATTTTGCTATTTGCAACGAGGGTTTATTAGGATCATGTAAATCCTTTTTTAATTCATGAAAGCCTTAAAAAGGGAGTATTTGCCTTGAATAGTATTTTATTTCCTAATTGCTTATATTCCGTTATTGTAGACTAACTATAAAGATTAAATCATCTAATGGAATTTGACCGAACTGGAATAATATTATATACTCTTAAATACAAAAGTTGTGTGGAATTTTATGAAAATATTCTAGGTCTCAAAAAAATGTTTGAGAGTAAAAATCTAACTTGTTATGAATTTGGACAAGCATATTTGATGGTTGAATTGGATGATGAATATAATGGACAAAAAAAATTAAAGGA harbors:
- a CDS encoding GMC family oxidoreductase; translation: MQIKESSEIFDVIIVGSGAGGGMATKQLADAGLNVAVVEAGPFFDPADPKTMTQLKQPYDSPRRGAGTDRAFGEWDMSWGDWEVEGEPYTHAEGTEFKWWRARMLGGRTNHWGRISLRFGPKDFKGKTRDGHGDDWPIGYDDVKPYYDKLDKLIGVFGTNEGRENDPDGFFLPPPKPRLHELFYINGAKKSNVPVIPGRLSMLTKRINEDRGVCFYCGQCGRSCQIYADFSAGSCLIFPAQKSGGQVKLFVNSMVREVLTNEEGKATGVSYINKEDRKEYTLRGKVVVLAASACSSARILLNSKSKQHPNGLGNSSNLVGRYLHDSTGSGASGVIPGLMNRKTSYNEDGVGGMHVYSPWWGDNSKLNFPRGYHIEVWGGMSQPNYGFGWDPNAMNQYFGLKSGGYGESLRDDVKKYYGSVIGFGGRGEAIAYKDNYCEIDPTTVDQFGIPVLKFNYKHSEYEVNQAKHMQDTFEEIIHNMGGHYLGDKPGKDKDYGLNKPGEIIHEVGTTRMGDDPKTSVTNKFQQLHDADNVFIVDAGVFVSQADKNCTWTIMALSWRASDYIIEQLKAQNI
- a CDS encoding gluconate 2-dehydrogenase subunit 3 family protein; amino-acid sequence: MMDRRKSLQTLILGGAAATSGLVFNSCKTENGESVDEVISTSSEKFFGRTPEELDRIEKLNAEQLFNEHEMETIAALSVVILPPKEPHGGPIEAEVPALVEFMGKDIPEMAPTLLGGLMWLDHKSNTEFGTEFKSATLEQKKQICDEICWHDTEKPLSEQPLEIQFFYTMRGLTVTGYYTSKVGIADLGYKGNSPNVWDGVPQDVLDQHGVAYDPAWIAKCVDQSQRNVMAEWDDEGNLLT
- a CDS encoding sugar phosphate isomerase/epimerase family protein, whose protein sequence is MIKKVMIATILLGSGFLAQAQEVGLQLYSLRNQFKMDVSNTLGLINEWGITKIEGGETYDMPLEDFKALLAENDLEMVSIGAGFDDLENDVDKVIKNAKDFGAKYVMCAWVPHDDNKWDLEETKHATEVFNKAGKILKKNGLVLAYHPHGYEFRPYRSGTLFDYMAKNATDFTFELDVFWAQHGGADPLALMKKYPKKFTLLHLKDMEKGIEGNNTGHEEDDTNVILGTGQIDIAGVVAEAKKLGIEYMFIEDESKNVVTQVPKSLVYLKSLK
- a CDS encoding sulfatase, producing the protein MKYLISLLIITAFVSCQNSPEKVAETTAPNIIWLVAEDQSPDWFPMYGDSIQSLPYLESLAADGVVFTNAVSPVAVCAPARSAIITGMYPSTLGTHNMRTYNAYAIGDNEPSINLPSYSPIVPDGVKMFTEYLRQKGYYTSNGPKEDYNFKKTDAAWDDSSDEHSWRNRSPGQPFFSVFNFSVCHESQIWARTKDSLSVNPAEVKVPKYFPNTETVRLDLAVNYSNLKRLDNQIGKIIEQLKSDGLYNDTYIFFYGDHGGPFPRYKRALYDTGIKVPLVIKFPKNKNAGSTDNRLIDFIDLAPTILSLAGIEPPKVMQGIAQFGEFENKKKPQISYHTSDRFDELYDRLRAVRSTRFKYIKNYNTDISRALPVAYRKQMGMMQELGELDSLHKLDEFSSIWMKPNKPEEEFYDLVNDPEELHNLALNPSFKDSLLHYRELLEKWIKDTKDLGEFDERTLIDNWLVDGQQPKLENLQVEESEKGLELIHRDPGTTIIWRVPKDSIWNIYSEILPMNIHFEAKVERIGYRDSDILIWD
- a CDS encoding arylsulfatase, whose protein sequence is MKFIKVTTSLLIILFTISCSEKVKENSIKSEIKKPNIILFLADDQGWGDLSSSGNTNLNTPNIDALKTNGASFNNFYVQPVCSPTRAEILTGRYFTRTGVYETSSGGERINLDETTIAEILKDAGYKTAALGKWHNGMQPPYHPNSRGFDEYYGFASGHWGNYFSPMLEHNGELVKGNGFLVDDLTDKGLEFIKQNTDESFFLYLPYNTPHSPMQVPDEFWNKMKDKSFDYLSDEDVNEDLQFTKAALAMVENIDYNVGRITYKIKNLNLEDDTVIIYLSDNGPNAYRWNGGMRGKKGNVDEGGVRTPFYIQWTNHIQKGLHLDEIASGIDILPTICSLLSIPINTDLPIDGEDLSPILLGGDQENKNRYIYNHWNGKTSVRSQQFRLDEENRLYDITNDRAQLNDVSKYHPEILRALITAKNDFETETIKTTKENDNRAFTLAYPKALYTQLPARDGKAYGNIHRSNQWPNDSFFTNWKSVNDSITWNVDVLEAGRFQVEMYYTCLAQDLGAIVELSFDTSKIATKITQSFDPPLIGKENDRVPRMESYVKEFKPLNLGIISLPKGKGILTLKALEIPNNQVGDFRLLQFKKVE
- a CDS encoding glycoside hydrolase family 130 protein, which encodes MNNHIFLFLSLALLCFSCKNDKKPLNTNLEKPASPWLLGFQKTELNPIMKPDSTYTFLDPISNNEVRWQKADVFNPGAIVKNDTVFLLFRAEDNPDAILGERTSRIGLAFSTDGLHFTKYAKPVLFPDNDEFAKWDQPGGVEDPRIVETPEGTYIMLYTSWNNDVARLSSATSKDLKTWTKEGPVFENAYDGKYLNEWSKSGSMVTELVNGRLLAKKINGKYLMYWGELFVNLATSENGVDWEPSLTEEGDLLHSFKPTLNEFDSHLTEPGPPALYTDAGILLLYNGKNLSGDGATTKYPEGTYCGGQVLFDKNDPTKMIERMEVPFICPSLPHEISGQYKAGTTFIQGLVYFYNKWFLYYGTADSMVGLAIKE
- a CDS encoding M15 family metallopeptidase, which produces MFKNSVWVLLVMTILVFTVGCKEEAKNTNTAANKKPVVEIVIDSIIEPKAEKPVFKSLKGIADTTFVRLADYSDGFAYDLRYATDNNFLKEQVYDCGECYTRAKTVKALLKANEEFKKHGVKIKFYDCYRPNSVQYKMWKIVPNPQYVANPVKGSIHNKGGAVDITLVTLEGDEVKMPSDFDFFGKLAYHDNFDLPQDILDNRKLLKETMEKYGFWSTRTEWWHYNLQGASHDPIANFKWDCE
- a CDS encoding alpha/beta hydrolase, giving the protein MKNTLFLLMLVVVGNTAAQDTIMPLWSKDKIPNQIKSSEKELHEQNEILRISKVQVPTIEVYLPSKRDATGEAVLIFPGGGYGILAYDWEGTDIAKFFNSKGIAGIVVKYRLPSDVSQKDKKYVPLIDAQRAIRLVRNNAEKFNVESNKIGIIGFSAGGHLASTLGTHFNEKVYKAVDDIDKESARPDFMALGYPVISFGEMTHQGSKKNLIGENPTIDMVDYFSNEKQVTEQTPPTFLLHATDDTVVSVENSLLFYKAVKEKGVSATMHIYPKGGHGFGLGLHDEHLKDWGERMIDWIVSLR